TCGTGGAGTTTACCCTCTATAAGCTTGTTGGATTTATGAATGAGTGCAATATCATCGCAAAGTTCTTCTACACTTTCCATACGGTGTGTAGAGAATATAATGGTGGCGCCTTTATTGCGAAGTTCTAATATCTCATCTTTAATGAGGTTTGCATTCACAGGGTCGAAACCACTAAAAGGTTCATCAAATATTAATAGTTTAGGTTGGTGCAATACGGTTACTACAAACTGTATTTTTTGTGCCATACCTTTGGAGAGTTCTTGTATTTTTTTATTCCACCAGCCCTTTATTTCCAGCTTATCAAACCAATACTCCAGTTGCTTTTTGGCTTCTTGTTTGGATAATCCTTTTAGTTGGGCTAAGTACAGTGCCTGCTCTCCTACCTTCATACTTTTGTACAAACCACGTTCTTCGGGCATGTAGCCTATATGTGCTATGTGGTTCTGATTTAGTTTTTCGCCATCCAATAATATCTCACCACTATCGGGCATTGTTATTTGGTTGATGATTCGGATTAGTGATGTTTTACCTGCCCCGTTAGGACCAAGTAACCCATATATGCTGCCTTTGGGTACTTGTAAAGAAACGTTGTTTAGCGCTGTATAATTGCCATATTGCTTTACAACGTTATTTACTTGTAGTATTGAACTCATATTTTTTTGTTAAAGTGTAAAAATAGAAATTATGTGATGGTTAGCGGTATAAAAGTTTCACAATACTTTTTGGTATTTATAACAAAAATACTATTGTGAAAAAAGATATTATAGATATTATTTCCAGTATTAGTAACAGGTAAAATAGTACCAAACGCCAAGCAAAGCCCCAAAACTTATATTTGCTTGCCGATACTTGGTAGTATGCTAGTATAGGAAATAGTAGCATAACCCAAAATAATAAATCGCTAATAAAATCGGTAACAGGGTGGTACTTTACAGTAATTGCTATAGCTACTAAAGCAGTTACAAACATGGCCAACGAGGTAAAGCCCGATATAATAACATGCTCTAAAAAATTTAATTTTAACCTTCGGTATAGTACATAACTATTAATTGCCAATAGTGGTACTAGCGTAAACAGAATTGGCTTTATATAGGTATCTATAAACTGTACTAGCTTCTGGTAATTATCGTCGTCATCTAAAACAGCTTCGTCAAAAGCTTCCTTACTTTCGGTGTGGTGTGCTGCAAAAAGTATTAACGCTAAAACCAACAACATTAAATAAAACATATTGTAATACCTAAAGCGTTTTCCTGCAATATAATCTAACGCTGCATAACCAGGTCGGGTAAGCGCTTCTTTAACGGTAAACAAAATTCCTTTTTCCAGATGCCAAACACCATGCAACATTTCGTGCGCTAAAAAATGCTTAAATGTAATACGATGCGTATCGGTTTTTTGCCCACAGTTGGAACAATATTTACCTACTATGGTAGTACCGCAATTAAGGCATTCGTTATGTTGCATGACTATTAAAAATGAAAGGATTTTATTCCAAATATAAAAAAACCCACCCTTATTAACATAAGGATGGGAAAAATTGCTATGAAAAAGAAAAATCCACTAGTTAACTAGTGAAAACCAAATATATAAAATTTTCTTAAATTAAGAAAACATATCTTTAACTTTTTCAAAAAAAGATTTATCCGATTTCTCGGGATGCGGAACAAAGTTTTGGTCGTTGAGCGATTTTTCAAAAAATTGACGTTGTTCTTTGCTTAATGTCTTGGGTGTCCATACGTTAACATGTACCAAAAGGTCGCCACTACCGTAGCTGTTTATACTTGGTATGCCTTTGCCTTTTAGGCGTAGTATTTTACCTGACTGTATACCTGGTTCTAGTTTTATGCGCACTTTTCCGCTAACCGTTTCTATTTCTTTAGAAACTCCTAAAGCTGCTTCCGAGAAACTGATATATAAGTCGTAGTGTAGGTTTTCGCCTTCACGCTTTAGCATATCGTGTTCCACTTCTTCTATGGCAACAATAAGATCACCTGGCACACTATTACCACCAGGAGCCTCATTACCTTTGCCCGATACTTTTAGCTGCATACCATCTACAACGCCTGCTGGTATTTTTATAGATACAGCATCTTCTTGCAATATCATGCCATGTGCATCGGCATGTTGCGGTCTGCTTTCTATAATTTGCCCTGTACCGCTACATACATGGCACGTAGATGCAGATTGCATTCTGCCCAATATAGTGTTGGTTATTTTCATTACCTGCCCACTACCGTTACAAGTGGTACAGGTTTTATAGCTAACGCCTTGTGCTTGTACTTTGCGTTTTACTTTTACCTTCTTTTCTACGCCATTGGCAATTTCTTCAAGGGTTAATTTAACCTTTATTCTTAAGTTACTCCCTTTCATTCTGCGTTGACCTCCGCCTCCGCCGAAACCACCAAAGCCGCCTCCACCGCCAAAAGCACTACCAAAGATATCGCCAAACTGACTGAATATGTCATCCATATTCATACCTCCGCCGCCAAATCCGCCGCCAGCACCACCATTCTCAAATGCTGCATGACCATATTGGTCATAACGTGCTTTTTTATCGGGGTCGCTTAATACCTCGTAGGCTTCTGCTGCTAGTTTAAACTTTTCTTCAGCTTCTTTATCGCCTGGGTTTTTATCAGGGTGATATTCAATTGCTTTTTTCCTGTAGGCTTTTTTTACCTGCTCGGGTGTTGCACTTTTATCTATACCTAATATTTCGTAAAAATCTTTCTTCATTGCTTTATGCTTACACTTTATTAAGGCTTATTTAGTTTCCTAGTACTACTTTTGGGAAACGTATAATTTTATCGCCTAGTTTATATCCTTTTTCTACAACGTCTACAATTTTACCTTTTAAATCGTCAGACGGTGCTGGTATTTGTGTTATAGCCTCGGCAAAATCAGCATCAAACTCATCGCCTGCTTTTAGTTGTACTTGCTCTAAACCTTTAGATTTTAATGTGTCGCTAAATTTATTATGGATAAGTTCTACACCTTTTAGCATTTCTTTATTCTCAGATTTTGCAATTTCTGCCAATGCTCTATCAAAATCGTCCATTACGGGTAGTAATGCCAATAATACTTCTTGGTTAGCCGTTTTAAATAACTCTATACGCTCTTTAGAAGTTCTTTTTTTGTAGTTTTCGAATTCAGCAAATAGGCGTAAAAATTTATCTTTCTCCTTTGCTAATTCTTCTTTTAATTTTTCCTCCTCAGTAAGCTCTTCTACTTTTTTTGCTTCGTTATCAGCTTCCTGAGTCGTTTTTTTATCTACCGTTACCTCTTCGTTTATAATTTCTTTCTCTTTGCTCTCAGAGTTGTCTTGGCTCATGTTTTTAAATATTTTCTTAAACATTTAGTTTTCCTATTGTTACATCGGGTGTGCAAAAGTACTGCCAAAGGCATAAAAATGTCA
The Flavobacterium litorale genome window above contains:
- a CDS encoding ABC transporter ATP-binding protein; this encodes MSSILQVNNVVKQYGNYTALNNVSLQVPKGSIYGLLGPNGAGKTSLIRIINQITMPDSGEILLDGEKLNQNHIAHIGYMPEERGLYKSMKVGEQALYLAQLKGLSKQEAKKQLEYWFDKLEIKGWWNKKIQELSKGMAQKIQFVVTVLHQPKLLIFDEPFSGFDPVNANLIKDEILELRNKGATIIFSTHRMESVEELCDDIALIHKSNKLIEGKLHEVKKQYRSNTFEVGIAPHNFQGLLADISTKYKTQQAHFKTLDDELKLEVSLPQGGTSRELLNYLMQHGEITHFVEKIPSVNDIFIQTVSQK
- a CDS encoding DUF3667 domain-containing protein, with amino-acid sequence MQHNECLNCGTTIVGKYCSNCGQKTDTHRITFKHFLAHEMLHGVWHLEKGILFTVKEALTRPGYAALDYIAGKRFRYYNMFYLMLLVLALILFAAHHTESKEAFDEAVLDDDDNYQKLVQFIDTYIKPILFTLVPLLAINSYVLYRRLKLNFLEHVIISGFTSLAMFVTALVAIAITVKYHPVTDFISDLLFWVMLLFPILAYYQVSASKYKFWGFAWRLVLFYLLLILEIISIISFFTIVFLL
- the dnaJ gene encoding molecular chaperone DnaJ is translated as MKKDFYEILGIDKSATPEQVKKAYRKKAIEYHPDKNPGDKEAEEKFKLAAEAYEVLSDPDKKARYDQYGHAAFENGGAGGGFGGGGMNMDDIFSQFGDIFGSAFGGGGGFGGFGGGGGQRRMKGSNLRIKVKLTLEEIANGVEKKVKVKRKVQAQGVSYKTCTTCNGSGQVMKITNTILGRMQSASTCHVCSGTGQIIESRPQHADAHGMILQEDAVSIKIPAGVVDGMQLKVSGKGNEAPGGNSVPGDLIVAIEEVEHDMLKREGENLHYDLYISFSEAALGVSKEIETVSGKVRIKLEPGIQSGKILRLKGKGIPSINSYGSGDLLVHVNVWTPKTLSKEQRQFFEKSLNDQNFVPHPEKSDKSFFEKVKDMFS
- a CDS encoding nucleotide exchange factor GrpE, coding for MFKKIFKNMSQDNSESKEKEIINEEVTVDKKTTQEADNEAKKVEELTEEEKLKEELAKEKDKFLRLFAEFENYKKRTSKERIELFKTANQEVLLALLPVMDDFDRALAEIAKSENKEMLKGVELIHNKFSDTLKSKGLEQVQLKAGDEFDADFAEAITQIPAPSDDLKGKIVDVVEKGYKLGDKIIRFPKVVLGN